In Saccharolobus solfataricus, a genomic segment contains:
- a CDS encoding DUF973 family protein: MLEVWPKGLLLNAPVKLNPANNNVTVIFPPLSGMIPKNNYNLILTLSNGQSIKIVVIYKI, translated from the coding sequence ATGCTTGAAGTTTGGCCGAAAGGTTTATTACTGAACGCCCCCGTAAAGTTAAATCCCGCTAATAATAATGTAACAGTGATCTTTCCTCCATTAAGTGGAATGATTCCTAAGAATAATTACAATTTAATCCTAACATTGTCTAACGGACAGAGTATAAAAATCGTGGTGATATATAAAATTTGA